In one window of Zingiber officinale cultivar Zhangliang chromosome 11A, Zo_v1.1, whole genome shotgun sequence DNA:
- the LOC122031684 gene encoding wall-associated receptor kinase 5-like, which yields MSLLFSRMLLLLLPAVVSAVPDGRCPTKCGVVEIPYPFGIGANCSLGGGFNLTCNTIESGLRKPFYGNNVEVLNISLVTGQVRMLNNITSACYNSNYNNITYSYSWWLDLENTPYRLSDLHNKFTVIGCNTLAYFLALDGSNGYERGCVSMCRYEQNIVNDSCSGMGCCQTSIPKNLRYYEVSFGQSCFNNSNTWRFSRCSYAALLEAEWFHFQTSYITTNQFMQINDGRVPVVMDWAIGNETCEVAKRNPTSYACISKYSACVDSSNGPGYLCNCSEGYQGNPYVSDGCQDINECDQQSNPCSDGICHNLPGDYRCECPEGTQGNAYNGVCITAESQKLSLAVKVAIGGGGGVIILLLCIMCLYVVYQRSKIEEMKRKYFKQHGGYELEEKMKLQRGLNKFKIFESKELEKATNHFDDKNIIGRGGNGVVYKGVLENQVVVAIKKPKIINEDLKKQFGTETLILSYVNHVNIVNLLGCCLETEMPLLVYEFVSNGTLFHLIHENENQAPTSLDTRLRIAYESADALDYLHSKASPQIIHGDVKPSNILLDMDYTAKISDFGASKMIPKGEKQFATLLQFTHGYIDPECLMTYELTYKSDVYSFGVVLLELFTGKKVISFEESEEQKSLVSTFTMLEKQNRVSDILDNQVKLEGNIEFIQELTALIKVCLKSKGEDRPTMKEVAEELNGLRTLKKHPFIVQHNVEEMESLLSGLPNDNRANSNTIFNIERRLTRRSNIQGWL from the exons ATGTCTCTGCTCTTCTCCCGAATGCTACTGCTGCTGCTACCTGCAGTCGTATCTGCTGTGCCTGACGGCAGATGCCCAACGAAATGCGGCGTCGTAGAGATCCCTTACCCCTTCGGCATCGGCGCTAACTGTTCCTTGGGAGGAGGTTTCAATCTAACCTGCAACACCATCGAAAGTGGCCTCAGGAAACCATTCTATGGCAATAATGTTGAGGTCCTCAATATTTCGTTGGTGACGGGCCAAGTGCGCATGCTCAACAATATAACCTCGGCGTGCTACAATTCAAATTACAACAATATCACTTACAGCTACAGCTGGTGGTTGGATCTGGAAAACACCCCATATAGGTTGTCAGATCTGCACAACAAGTTCACTGTCATCGGATGCAACACCCTTGCCTACTTTCTCGCCCTCGATGGGAGCAATGGCTACGAGAGAGGCTGTGTGTCCATGTGCCGGTATGAACAGAACATCGTCAATGACTCCTGCTCCGGCATGGGTTGCTGCCAGACTTCCATACCCAAGAATCTCAGATACTATGAAGTCAGCTTTGGACAATCATGTTTCAACAACTCGAATACTTGGAGATTTAGCAGATGCAGCTACGCCGCCTTGTTGGAGGCCGAGTGGTTCCATTTCCAAACATCTTACATCACCACGAACCAATTCATGCAAATTAACGACGGCAGGGTGCCGGTGGTCATGGACTGGGCCATTGGAAATGAGACCTGTGAAGTAGCTAAGCGCAACCCAACCTCTTATGCCTGCATCAGCAAATACAGCGCATGCGTCGACTCCTCCAATGGTCCTGGTTATCTCTGCAACTGTTCTGAGGGATACCAAGGCAATCCTTACGTCTCCGACGGATGCCAAG ATATCAATGAGTGCGATCAGCAATCAAATCCATGCTCCGATGGCATCTGCCACAACCTTCCAGGTGATTATAGATGCGAGTGCCCCGAAGGCACGCAAGGAAACGCTTACAATGGAGTATGCATCACAGCAGAGTCTCAGAAATTATCCTTAGCTGTGAAGGTGGCTATAG GTGGCGGCGGCGGTGTAATCATTTTGTTACTATGTATTATGTGTCTTTATGTAGTCTATCAAAGAAGTAAAATTGAAGAgatgaaaagaaaatatttcaaaCAACACGGAGGCTATGAATTAGAGGAAAAGATGAAGTTACAAAGAGGCCTCAACAAATTTAAGATATTTGAAAGCAAAGAATTAGAGAAGGCGACAAATCATTTTGATGACAAAAATATTATTGGGAGAGGAGGAAATGGAGTTGTATATAAAGGAGTTTTGGAAAACCAAGTTGTTGTTGCCATAAAGAAGCCTAAGATTATCAATGAGGATTTAAAAAAACAGTTTGGAACAGAGACACTTATTTTATCATATGTTAACCATGTCAACATAGTCAATCTCTTGGGTTGTTGTTTGGAGACTGAGATGCCATTATTGGTTTATGAGTTTGTCTCGAATGGAACATTGTTTCATTTAATTCATGAAAATGAGAATCAAGCTCCAACTTCCTTGGATACTCGACTGCGAATTGCTTATGAGTCGGCTGATGCTCTGGACTACTTGCATTCAAAAGCTTCACCTCAAATCATTCATGGAGATGTGAAACCCTCTAATATACTTTTGGATATGGATTACACAGCAAAAATTTCAGACTTTGGAGCTTCAAAGATGATTCCCAAGGGGGAGAAACAATTTGCTACATTGTTGCAATTCACTCATGGTTATATTGATCCAGAGTGCTTGATGACATATGAGTTGACCTATAAAAGTGATGTTTATAGCTTTGGTGTGGTTCTCTTGGAGCTATTTACAGGTAAGAAGGTTATTAGTTTCGAAGAATCTGAAGAACAAAAGAGTTTGGTGTCGACTTTTACTATGTTGGAGAAGCAGAATAGGGTTTCAGATATCTTAGACAATCAAGTGAAATTGGAAGGTAATATAGAATTTATTCAAGAACTTACCGCACTTATTAAGGTATGTTTAAAGTCAAAGGgagaagatagaccaactatgaAGGAAGTGGCTGAGGAGCTAAATGGATTAAGAACTCTTAAGAAACACCCGTTCATAGTACAACACAATGTTGAAGAAATGGAGAGCTTGCTCAGTGGGTTGCCAAATGATAATCGTGCTAATTCCAATACTATTTTCAATATTGAGAGAAGACTCACAAGACGGAGCAATATACAAGGCTGGCTGTAA